The following proteins are encoded in a genomic region of Oncorhynchus gorbuscha isolate QuinsamMale2020 ecotype Even-year linkage group LG11, OgorEven_v1.0, whole genome shotgun sequence:
- the btf3 gene encoding transcription factor BTF3, with product MKEIIMNQEKLAKLQAQVRIGGKGTARRKKKVVHRTATADDKKLQFSLKKLGVNNISGIEEVNMFTNQGTVIHFNNPKVQASLAANTFTITGHAETKQLTEMLPSILNQLGADSLTSLRRLAEALPKQAGDGKAPIAPIEEEDDDVPDLVENFDEASKDEAN from the exons ATGAAAGAAATAATAATGAATCAAGAAAAACTTGCCAAACTTCAGGCACAAGTCCGCATCGGCGGCAAG GGCACTGCTCGCAGAAAGAAGAAGGTTGTGCACAGAACTGCAACTGCAGATGACAAGAAACTTCAGTTCTCCTTAAAGAAACTAGGAGTCAACAACATCTCTGGCATCGAAGAG GTGAACATGTTCACGAACCAGGGGACAGTGATCCACTTCAACAACCCCAAAGTGCAGGCCTCCCTGGCAGCCAACACCTTCACCATCACTGGCCACGCCGAGACCAAGCAGCTGACAGAGATGCTCCCCAGCATCCTCAACCAGCTGGGAGCAGACAGTCTGACTAGCCTCCGGAGACTGGCTGAGGCTCTGCCCAAACAGG CTGGAGATGGAAAAGCACCAATCGCCCCCATAGAGGAGGAAGACGATGATGTTCCAG ATCTGGTGGAGAATTTTGACGAGGCTTCAAAGGATGAGGCAAACTAA